The following DNA comes from Ascaphus truei isolate aAscTru1 chromosome 1, aAscTru1.hap1, whole genome shotgun sequence.
atgtgtacaccagcctgatttacattttgaatgtcatgaaatatacatggtgttgcacatttaacaccaaatacacactttgctgtgttgtttacggtactgaagatggcatgtcaatgtttgcaatttatatattgttcctttgcattataggtatatctccagtatgactgatcatggtatgtatatttgctgacatctctcataagatgtgcctacatcaatcttcctataattatttgaattcaaaacccaacatattggtttaaacacaaatgttacatatatgtactttctgtatcatgtatatgcatttagctactcttgagctttcatgtgcattgtattagaaaatgattactcccatttcatcacattttatgtatgtttccttataaattccattcatgtaatatagaggtgtttggagacaaggggataactgtagttatttctttacttacgggagatcattcatcacggatgaaattgactgatcataacactccatgcataaatgcctgcaatcacaacaatgcgtactacatcttatatttagcaatgttggtgttttgtaatgctaggaattaatagtcaacattaatttacatttgtgacatgtgtatgtataagtcacacgtgtgtggatgtgtcctacatgtaccaagtgttaaactgttaacagagaagacaaatttgtcactaatgttactgtcatttagcatttctaatttaccaatatgacaatgttggtaatatttttgcaatataaatcacgtcacttcatcattatcatgatgataattatcaagtattgtcacaattgtaacgtcaatcacgtgcacattagcatagacacactttgtaagacaactgtttgtgtctgtatcaatttgtgtaggatccatgtataacaccgacaaatgataacaccagctttattatggtagcttatatcatcatattgactatactatgtatttttagaacgtttaataaacacagtaaactatagttagttaggttaatgaaatatacacagaaacgtacttcattacatgatgttgatgtcataatcagaacatcatgcattgtaggggaccacaacatctggccaataacattatttgctacagtcccaaaccattttatcaacatacccatgtaacaagagatttttaacaagaaatggctagttggttgtaagtgtcctttacattgggagaaggagtggctcagtgagtaaagacacacactggcactgagattttgaagcaggggagtctggttcaattcccggtgtcggctccttgtgaccttgggcaagtcactttatctccctgtgcctcaggcggcaaaaaatacattgtaagttccacgggccagggacctcagcctgaaaaatgtgtctgtaaagcgctgtgtacaactagcagcgctatacatgaacatgctcatattataattattattattattattattattattgttacatagtttcgacagtcatacgttccattacacaatagaattcacaaatgtgttagcagagtgggaatggttgttatatataaaacacaccatgccataaaatgatagtagtcattaaagaacactcaataaaaattcatgaggcactattttgcaacatcattatgttaattaagtgcttatgcaatataggcataagggtatcacatttttaattgtttgttaataagcgctgcaagcaatataaaattagttccatatgtagtatagtagtcggtggctcctcctcacaatcatctcatataaaagtagactcttctgaaatcatacattgatccgattgtatcttccccgacatctctgaaatacagcaaacacatgagggtcaaatatggcaccttactatatatgtatccgtgacaacgcattacacagctctatatgattgtgtacatacacacgtcactcacttatatgttagaagtacaagtgtacatcagtatgtaatgtttctttaaatttgtagcaggcataactatgtatatgatgtgaacgttgcctgtatactgaaaaatgtgcgcgcacatcttagtgtgcgcacgcacttcacgcttggctgcactaactgttagcgcatgcgcaaaacaaagcgtacgttgtgcgttcaatacatcttgaaaataccattaaacataaaatctttatttcaaatacaatgaatacgaaactacattcgttctaaacgagtacatctgtattctttttaaacagacgtgtttggacagaaaggacggccgataacacaatgcgcaaatgcaatacgtgtgacgtcatgttaaaccagcgtgaaacgcacgctaacactcctcccactcaattaacattcagctaacgcccagttgacgcctacaaacactgagccgcacacatgacacactgcagttaccgttactataacaaaacatgacagccaataggctttgaggcgcgcacgtcgcttgggggcgggacttacatccgtaatcctttttaaggacgccttgggccatgacaagagtcccacgtcatacgtggtggacccgcttttaaatgttgtagatgtagcatgataacaaaacaggtatgtgttagagttatggtaaaatgttgctaatatggttaaagggataggaaagtacgtatatttattccgtcagcaatgtgtactactctttcaggttatactatattgtattcggcaacaatttctttgtgatcgctacatgttatgcagtctgcaatgttacgctgtatccacgcattggaagggaaaatggtggttaaaaaaaaaaaaacatttaaacgcacagtcaacgcataacggttgttatatttaccattcttctagaattaactgttcgtctggctgcaactggtcgctccagaaatgcaaggcattttcatccacgcttgacccacccgctgaatccagtatgacacacatctcctccatgaagcgctcataggaatcgccactgctttcttcaaacaattggtcgggaggtaggttcatttcttctggttcccattccaatgcattttcagctgaaaggcttggtacataatcatagtacttttgttgttgtacaatgtgggtttcaggaatggagggtgcagatattgcagcaggtatcgattcacacggaacagtagtagcggatccattgctattggcattaggaataaatatgcctttcacaacaatatatgtgccctctttcagggtaaaatgcttttcctttgcaatcttccagaaaccataggtgtgttctagcttatcctgcacacgttcaaaaaagtcattagttgataaagtgaatcttattgaggaatttaaattccgcgcatgcctacggtcttggtaataaggatatttagctcgaatcaaatcatagatttggcgtgtgcttgctttgtgtccgcgactgtttaaaattgcttcggaaaccatgtacttataacctaagaggggattcatattgttaacgaattcatcagccatgtcagagtagcacaaaagatgtgtgcagttctgtcttctttgctcatcaaaatgattctgctcaatggctaacaaattcctgtgtttcgttttcaaggtcaacaaaagtaactacttttactccttatttcaaaggccaattggatgtgtccttttaattggtttaagttttgtggttagtgataggcgaatgtgggaaaaacatgtatcatttttttatctcgtttgtgaaaacattcctacacttatttcagtaacattgagttttcttgcaaaataacaaagagcagtgtgtgaaaatagtgcttagacagccatatcagtaaatacacacacctgcaaaatgaaatgtttttttcccacatacatttgtgtgtatttgaaattctggttaactacctgtctgcatgagtttaaatacgtgtgtatctatatatatataattatatctctctcataaaaatatatatatatatataaagtgtatattgtactatatgtatatatatatatatatatatatatatatatatatatatatatatatatatatatatatatatataatgtatcttttttttttttttttatattgcaggagtacacacaacatattgatggcagtaagtaggccttgtatgaaacctatttaaatggtgataaacatgagtgaattaagtaataaacatttgtttgcacccaataatgttagaggctcacacttagtatagttgtcaaacattaggcctgtattattaaaatagtgtgttttcacaaggaagcatgaagtgtatgttttttgtaaatacatctataccagtttagatagtactatatatacacacacacacacacacacacacacacacacacacacacacacacacacacacacacacacacacacacacacacacacacacacacacacacacacacacagtgtgtgtctgtgtgtgtgtgtgtgcatatatcaatacatactacatatatatattagtatcaattcagagatgttcttgaaacaagaacacataaatgattaaaggacaaattacaatggccaccaaaggtaagtaatatttaacacaaaatcctgctgtacacgtacaagaaagatgtttgcagttaaattggtgcttttataattgcatgaaaataatatgcacatgcaatgattacatcaattaacacacccaaatgcaatgttttgctgcaaagtcaatgtcagcttctctaaacttagcaactggctcctggtggaccattactgaacagacgattaaaacataaatatttataacactattcattaattaggagtgttaacatttccaaaacttcacgtgtacaaaaacatacttgaaagtttggaaacaacacagtcttcagcatacatacaatagtaattagataatctgaagtcaacaaaacaaggccaaagacatattttctgaattataacatttattttttttgttccttttgcgagcgagtaacaggcctgcttgttgtctcttgagctttcctttttcttttgccaccaactttaggcacaacagagccactttgagtggcctctggcacttcacgggcagggcttgtggccagtgactcacctacagggcttttgggcagtgactgttcacctacggggcttgtggccagtgactcacctacagggcttgtggccagtgactcacctacagggcttttgggcagcgattcacctacagggcttttgggcagtgactcacctacagggcttttgggtagtgactgttcacggacagggcttgtgcccactgacacatgtgagcaagttggtagacactgcacaagtgatggttggtctgtttcatgtgtgtcttttgttgtttttgaccaaaaactggtcagtagtaactgcttgtgttttctttttgtggcctcctttgtaggtgtcagctgctgaatttgtacagatggcagcggtaggatgtcgtcaggaacctgcacagcaatgtctgctacttgaccggtaacatttgggcctggtgaatgaatatcagatgaatgtggtgaaaactgacctgcatgaacagatcctggctgtgaggtgttgaattgtggtacattagtcattctccagtaattagcttgtgtttgctgaacaactaatgcttcgaatgaggtgttgattttttgcaactgtttaggcacttcaatgaagactctgtggagatgtgccaattgtgaaactgtttcttcctgcagtgcaatcatcctttccagcactgtcatcaggtcagaatggcgacgattttctgcttccacaatttttccctcagaagctacaattgcatcatatgtggtatttgctggacgttttggcggtaaaacagtttcaattggaacctcttcatggtcacttgcttgtatttgtgtgtctatggcggcggcggcggcatcatcatcatcatcatcatcatcatcataatcctcttcatcatgttctacaaataaatgtacacattattaaatggcatgttaatctctgctgtgttactatgtaattgtactgtgtcataagtaacaactaacatgtttccatacgttttataacctcacattaaaaactaccttgacttaagaataatgtttggactcagtatgaaatatgagtgaatgaaaacttgctgtaaactcacaactcctacatgatagttaacatcactaacacaatacaagttggcttacacttcattttcactgacactaagtaatcctatttaaagaagatgtgcaaaacaaataatgaacatgacaacataacatatagaagagcacatattatatggccaccaactgatacactcaccttctaggtgtgttgagc
Coding sequences within:
- the LOC142503545 gene encoding uncharacterized protein LOC142503545 is translated as MLLLYIVAPEGHVSPETEQVSSPGSASSTHLEEHDEEDYDDDDDDDDDAAAAAIDTQIQASDHEEVPIETVLPPKRPANTTYDAIVASEGKIVEAENRRHSDLMTVLERMIALQEETVSQLAHLHRVFIEVPKQLQKINTSFEALVVQQTQANYWRMTNVPQFNTSQPGSVHAGQFSPHSSDIHSPGPNVTGQVADIAVQVPDDILPLPSVQIQQLTPTKEATKRKHKQLLLTSFWSKTTKDTHETDQPSLVQCLPTCSHVSVGTSPVREQSLPKSPVGESLPKSPVGESLPKSPVGESLATSPVGESLATSPVGEQSLPKSPVGESLATSPAREVPEATQSGSVVPKVGGKRKRKAQETTSRPVTRSQKEQKK